A stretch of DNA from Oryzomicrobium terrae:
GCGCGGCGATCCGGTCCATGACGACTTGGCGCGCCTGCTGCCCGCCGACCTGGCAGCCCGCTGCGCGGCTGCACAGTTCGTGCCAGTGGCGCTGCTCACGGAGTTGGCCCGCTGGGTGCAGGAGCGGCGCCGCGAGGGCCAGTTGCCGGACATTTTGGCCGCCAACATGGATGCCAACCTGGACAGCATTGCCGAGGTCATCACCGGCTGCGAGCGCATCGCCAACACGCCGATCCCCTACGCCTACAACGTGCTGCTGCACCGCACCGTGTATGGCTACGCGGCCTTGCTGCCGTTTGGCCTGGTGGACAGCATCGGCTATCTGACGCCCCTGATGGCAGTATTCGTCGCCTACACCTTTATGGCCCTGGAGGCCATCGCCGGCGAACTGGAAGACCCCTTCGGCCGGGAACCCAACGACCTGGCCCTGGATGCACTGGCGCGCACCATCGAGCGCACCGTGCTGGAAACCGTGGGGGTGCCTTCCGCCGACCTGCCCCCGGCCCTGCAGCCGGACGGCAACTACCGTCTGACCTGAGCCGGCGCCGCCCCGCTCACCCCCAGATGCGGGTCACCCCCAGATGCGGGTCGCCCCCAGGGTGGCCAACCCCAACCAGGTGGCGGTGAGCGACCCCACCAGATGCACGCTGCCCAGCGCCAGGGCCAGCCCGGGCTGACCGGACAGCAGGCGCTCCACCACCTCGGCGGAAAAGGTCGAGAACGTGGTCAGGCCGCCGAGAAAGCCGGTGATGACGAACAGTTTGAGTTCAGTGGGCAGGCCGCTGTTGAAGTGGAACACCGCCACCGCCAGGCCGATCAGGTAACCGCCGATCAGGTTGGCGGCCAGGGTGCCTAGCGGCAGGGCTGGCAGCAGCGGATTCAGCGCCATGCCCAGCCCCCAGCGCAGCCAGGCCCCCAGGGCCGCACCGCCGCCGATAGCGGCGAAGCTCAAACCGTTGTTCATGTCGATGTCCCGGGAATGAAAGTCGAGGAAGGTTGGAATAATCTCGGTCGGCATTGTACGGAAGAAGCCCCCGCCCCTCAGGCCGGCAGGGCCTCGCGGCGCGGCGCGGCCACCGCTGCCGGCTGCGCGCCCCGCCCCTGCCAGAGCCGGGCCTCGAACATCTCCACCAGCCGGGTGGCCGCCGGCCACTCACCGTTGGGGGCATAGAGCACCACCCATTCGACGTCGGGCAGGGCCGGCAGACCCTCGCGCACCCGCACCAGCCCCGGGCCAATCAAGCTGAGCGGCAGGGGCGATACTGCCAACCCGGCGGCCACGGCCTGGCGCAGGCCGGTGTGGCTATGGCCGGAAAAAGCCTGGCGCCAGGGAATACCCGCCTGGCCGAGGGCCGCCTGGGCGACCACACGGAAGATGCAGCTTTCCTGAAACAGGGCCAGGGGCAGGGGGCGTTCGTCCGCGGCGCCGCCCCGCTCGCCGGTCACCCACACCATGGGCTCACGCCATAGGGGCCGCCCCTCGGCGGTGGGCTGGCTGCCGACGCGCTTGATCAGAGCCACGTCCAGCTCGCCGGACTGAACCCGGGCGGCCAGGCGCGCCGACAGGTCGCATTCCAGGGCCAGGCGGACCCGGGGGTAGGCCTGGTGGAAGTCATCCACCACCACGCCCAGATCCCGCTCCATGATCTCTTCGGCCAGGCCGACGCGTAGGCTGCCGGCCAGCTCCGGCTCGCTGAAGCAGCCCACCGCCTCGTCGTTGAGACGCAGGATGCGCCGGGCGTAGTCGAGCAGCAGCAGCCCCTCGGCGGTCGGCCCGTCGAGGCGGCCCTGGGAACGTACCAGCAGGGGGTGGCCCACCAATTCTTCGAGACGCTTGATCTGCAGGCTCACCGCCGATTGAGTTCGCCCCAGGCGGCTGGCGGCCAGGGAAAAACTGGCGGCGTCCGCAGTGGCGACCAGGGCGCGCAGCAGATCCATATCGAGGTGACGAGGCATCATTTAATTCCAAAATATTGGAAAGACAATTATCAATTTATCAAATTTTGCAGCAACCGCTAGGGTGACGGGGTGTTGTCCAAACCGCATCTTTTGGAGCCCCCCCATGTCCAGCGCATCCACTACCCTGTCCCGTCCCCTTGCAGGAGACGGCGATTCCGCCCCTCTCGCCACCACCCCGAGCCGCACCGCTCTGGTTGCCGCCGGCATCGCCTTCAGTGTCATCTGGAGCTCGGCCTTCGTCGCCGGCAAGGTCGGCCTCTATTACGCCGGCCCCCTGACCATCCTGGCCATGCGCTTTTTAGCCGCCGGGCTGCTACTCGCCGGCGTGTGCGCCCTCCAGGGCCGCAGCCTGCGCGGCATGACCCTGCCGGGCCGCACCCTGGTGGCAGGGGTGCTCTACAACGCGGTGTACCTGGGCCTGGCCTACTGGGGCATGCAGGCTACGCCGGCGGCACTCACCTCGATCCTGGTCAGCACCTGCCCGTTGCTCACCTTGCTGCTGGCGGCCCTGATCGCCGGCGAACGGTTGACACCAGCCAAGCTCCTCGGTGTCGGCCTGGGGCTGGCTGGCGTGATCTGGATCACCCAGCACCGCTTAGCGGTAGACCACCTCGATCCGTTGTCCCTCGCCGCCATTCTGGCCGGAACCCTGGCACTGGCCCTGGGCACCGTCCTGACCAAGCGGGTGGCGGGGAGCCAGGACATGCTGGTGGCAGTGACCCTGCAGATGTTGTGCAGCGGTCTGGTGCTGCTCCTGCCCGCCTGGGGCTGGGAAGGGTTGCGCTTCGAAAACGCCTGGGGGTTGTGGCTGAGCC
This window harbors:
- a CDS encoding bestrophin family protein; this translates as MIVRPKVHWFRMLFVWRGSVLGLVMPRLLGILAISLVALAGHLWFRDFGVRLNPAPFSLVGIALAIFLGFRNNVSYDRFWEGRRLWGQLVIATRALSRQAATLVALPDDDPRVRHFAALLIALAHSLKHQLRGDPVHDDLARLLPADLAARCAAAQFVPVALLTELARWVQERRREGQLPDILAANMDANLDSIAEVITGCERIANTPIPYAYNVLLHRTVYGYAALLPFGLVDSIGYLTPLMAVFVAYTFMALEAIAGELEDPFGREPNDLALDALARTIERTVLETVGVPSADLPPALQPDGNYRLT
- the crcB gene encoding fluoride efflux transporter CrcB produces the protein MNNGLSFAAIGGGAALGAWLRWGLGMALNPLLPALPLGTLAANLIGGYLIGLAVAVFHFNSGLPTELKLFVITGFLGGLTTFSTFSAEVVERLLSGQPGLALALGSVHLVGSLTATWLGLATLGATRIWG
- a CDS encoding LysR substrate-binding domain-containing protein translates to MMPRHLDMDLLRALVATADAASFSLAASRLGRTQSAVSLQIKRLEELVGHPLLVRSQGRLDGPTAEGLLLLDYARRILRLNDEAVGCFSEPELAGSLRVGLAEEIMERDLGVVVDDFHQAYPRVRLALECDLSARLAARVQSGELDVALIKRVGSQPTAEGRPLWREPMVWVTGERGGAADERPLPLALFQESCIFRVVAQAALGQAGIPWRQAFSGHSHTGLRQAVAAGLAVSPLPLSLIGPGLVRVREGLPALPDVEWVVLYAPNGEWPAATRLVEMFEARLWQGRGAQPAAVAAPRREALPA
- a CDS encoding DMT family transporter; the encoded protein is MSSASTTLSRPLAGDGDSAPLATTPSRTALVAAGIAFSVIWSSAFVAGKVGLYYAGPLTILAMRFLAAGLLLAGVCALQGRSLRGMTLPGRTLVAGVLYNAVYLGLAYWGMQATPAALTSILVSTCPLLTLLLAALIAGERLTPAKLLGVGLGLAGVIWITQHRLAVDHLDPLSLAAILAGTLALALGTVLTKRVAGSQDMLVAVTLQMLCSGLVLLLPAWGWEGLRFENAWGLWLSLGYSAGVASLGTTLLMFWMLRHGQAGSASSFHFLNPFFGTLFAVALLGEPLYSSDLLGVLPIALGIVLVARGGIGSPRSPR